The proteins below come from a single Fusobacterium nucleatum genomic window:
- a CDS encoding GNAT family N-acetyltransferase: MNAEIDISNVKLETERLILRAWEITDLDNFFEYASVSGVGEKAGWEHHKNKDESLEILKMFIDEKKVFTIVLKENQKVIGSIGIEECRQDLDTNLENLLGRELGYVLSKDYWNKGIMTEAVSKVIEYCFKILKLNYLIATCFNYNIASKRVLEKLNFKFYKDIIIKTKYNTVEKSTLMILKNN; this comes from the coding sequence ATGAATGCAGAAATTGATATCAGTAATGTAAAATTAGAAACAGAAAGATTAATTCTTCGTGCTTGGGAAATTACTGATTTAGATAATTTTTTTGAATATGCTTCTGTAAGTGGTGTAGGTGAAAAAGCAGGTTGGGAACATCACAAAAATAAAGATGAAAGTTTAGAAATACTTAAAATGTTTATAGATGAGAAAAAAGTTTTTACTATTGTTCTAAAGGAAAATCAAAAAGTTATTGGTTCTATTGGTATAGAAGAATGTAGACAAGATTTGGATACGAATTTGGAAAATTTACTTGGGAGGGAATTAGGTTATGTGTTAAGTAAAGACTATTGGAACAAGGGAATAATGACAGAAGCTGTTTCAAAAGTTATTGAATATTGTTTTAAAATATTAAAATTAAATTACCTAATAGCAACATGTTTTAATTATAATATTGCTTCAAAAAGAGTTTTAGAAAAATTAAATTTTAAATTCTATAAAGATATTATTATAAAAACAAAATACAACACAGTGGAAAAATCAACTTTAATGATTTTAAAAAATAATTAA
- the rpmJ gene encoding 50S ribosomal protein L36, protein MKVRVSIKPICDKCKIIKRHGKIRVICENPKHKQVQG, encoded by the coding sequence ATGAAAGTAAGAGTATCAATAAAACCTATTTGTGACAAGTGTAAGATTATTAAAAGACATGGAAAAATAAGAGTAATCTGTGAAAATCCTAAACATAAACAAGTTCAAGGATAA
- a CDS encoding GNAT family N-acetyltransferase — MIEIRQLLNNKKDEALLFAKKVYIECKDESYSEQGIETFCNFVNNKEITKSFKVYGAFEDNVLKGIIATDSQKRHISLFFVDKSSQGKGIGKELINIVVNNNENSYITVNSSRYGVPIYEKLGFVKMVEEKEQDGLKFTPMKLILKFNNI, encoded by the coding sequence ATGATAGAGATAAGACAATTATTAAATAATAAAAAAGATGAAGCTTTATTATTTGCAAAAAAAGTTTATATTGAATGTAAAGATGAAAGTTATAGTGAACAGGGAATAGAAACTTTTTGTAACTTTGTTAATAATAAAGAAATAACAAAATCATTTAAGGTATATGGTGCTTTTGAAGACAATGTTTTAAAGGGAATTATAGCAACAGATAGTCAAAAAAGACATATAAGCTTATTTTTTGTAGATAAATCTTCACAAGGTAAAGGTATTGGAAAAGAATTAATAAATATTGTTGTAAATAATAATGAAAACTCATATATAACAGTTAATTCTTCAAGATATGGAGTTCCTATTTATGAAAAATTAGGCTTTGTTAAAATGGTAGAAGAAAAAGAACAAGATGGTCTTAAATTTACTCCTATGAAATTAATATTAAAATTTAATAATATTTAA
- a CDS encoding DKNYY domain-containing protein: protein MKINGEDLSILKEKNSRKTLLKIVITFLLIIIIFTLYEFFFIFKIKSNYDFNQEILNNGQKYEKSVYIKYKDKIYACVYGESYQLDDVDIESFKVLDSMDYSDSHVAVDKKSVYFGNISIPDLNSNTLNVIGNNYYSDGINSYFCSQFFKKNENLANKSKIRQYIEYYFFEGEKPQEYSYPFKKVETNKSLKAVKNLSYFATDGEKVYYQGEVLENADLNTLRAVDRYKEYFADKENVYYKSKLLALSSNEKLKVVRADQEGEDYLFDGLNGNVYLEEYAFDKKYLPYQVLGEKSNHIRDLLFINKDGIFFYNPETKEQERAGENIFIGEIEEINPNVISDDKNIYYLHSYNVYRKKRTKHGYIDILVSKNIGIFYLDKKKNWEKIKDIASGTTGQVWKKGSRYYYFDNLGVHQLIDDVIYEIKDNRTLEKLLDTKYISTDEIREFVRNKKMVVVKGEEVTTASIKYKESHKAEIFLIVFFATIIVITALILYLKCRNMKLEMKKSNL, encoded by the coding sequence ATGAAAATAAATGGTGAAGATTTATCAATTTTAAAAGAAAAAAATTCTAGAAAAACTTTATTAAAAATTGTAATAACTTTTCTTCTTATAATTATAATATTTACTTTATATGAATTTTTCTTTATTTTTAAAATAAAATCAAATTATGATTTTAATCAGGAAATTTTAAATAATGGTCAAAAATATGAAAAAAGTGTCTATATAAAATATAAGGATAAAATCTATGCTTGTGTATATGGAGAATCATATCAATTAGATGATGTTGATATAGAAAGTTTTAAAGTGCTTGACTCAATGGATTATTCTGATAGTCATGTGGCAGTGGATAAAAAATCTGTGTATTTTGGAAATATTTCTATCCCAGATTTAAATTCAAATACACTTAATGTTATAGGGAATAATTATTATAGTGATGGCATAAACTCCTATTTTTGTTCACAATTCTTTAAAAAAAATGAAAATTTAGCAAATAAATCAAAAATCAGGCAGTATATAGAATATTATTTCTTTGAAGGAGAAAAGCCACAGGAATATAGTTATCCTTTTAAAAAAGTAGAAACAAATAAAAGCCTAAAAGCAGTTAAAAATTTATCTTATTTTGCAACAGATGGAGAAAAAGTTTATTATCAGGGAGAAGTTTTAGAAAATGCAGATTTGAATACTTTAAGAGCTGTTGACAGATATAAAGAATACTTTGCTGATAAAGAGAATGTTTATTATAAGTCAAAACTTTTAGCTCTTTCTAGTAATGAGAAATTAAAAGTAGTTAGAGCTGACCAAGAAGGAGAAGATTATCTTTTTGATGGATTAAATGGAAATGTTTACCTTGAAGAATATGCTTTTGATAAAAAATATTTGCCTTATCAAGTTTTAGGAGAAAAAAGTAATCATATAAGAGATTTATTGTTTATAAATAAAGATGGAATATTTTTCTATAATCCTGAAACAAAAGAGCAGGAAAGAGCAGGGGAGAATATTTTTATAGGAGAAATTGAAGAGATAAATCCTAATGTTATTTCTGATGATAAAAATATTTATTATCTTCATTCTTATAATGTATATAGGAAGAAAAGAACTAAACATGGCTATATAGATATTTTAGTTTCAAAAAATATAGGAATTTTTTATTTAGACAAGAAGAAAAATTGGGAAAAGATAAAAGATATAGCCTCTGGAACAACAGGTCAAGTTTGGAAAAAAGGAAGTAGATACTATTATTTTGATAATTTAGGAGTTCATCAATTAATAGATGATGTTATCTATGAAATAAAGGATAATAGAACTCTTGAAAAATTATTAGATACAAAATATATAAGTACAGATGAGATAAGGGAATTTGTTAGAAATAAAAAAATGGTAGTTGTCAAAGGAGAAGAAGTAACAACAGCTAGTATAAAATACAAAGAAAGTCATAAAGCAGAGATATTTTTAATAGTCTTTTTTGCAACTATTATTGTAATTACAGCTCTTATACTATATTTAAAATGTAGAAATATGAAATTAGAAATGAAAAAATCGAACCTTTAA
- a CDS encoding DKNYY domain-containing protein gives MRGNNQKNSNIMIKTCIFMSLIIFLLCSIVILCIAFSSDDIYEIENNGERYGKSEFYKYKDKIYVLVIGSGMLKIEGVDIPTFKVFDKDKEDERENVGFDKNRIYFGNIAVSDLDTDKLYYVGNNYYSDGTNSYFCSTSPKFNEELSAGSAIIQNISHFFFKIRKPQNYIYPYKKLETNKRLKKIEELRNFATNGEEVYYAGEKLANADINTIKKIEEGLFYFVDKENVYYKSKLLSFKNNGKLKVFHEKNGNVYYLYDEESGNVYADDCLFNIANAPYKVIGLDGTHNFSLLFISKDGVYFYEPFRKKQERIGDNIFKGEIKEIYPDIFSDDENVYYLDVYEDWAKKRVNNYFSLRKKLLNGQLISRNTRIRYLDKKTTWENDWKKVADIGSDTNGCIWKKGNKYYYFDNSGFSQSIHKPIYEITDKEVLDYLLNFSKLKDRDIINLPSKINDFIAEGKLIALNGEVKMTATIHFIEDPYAYDIPKIIFISIAFLIGSYGKYRKSKFSKK, from the coding sequence ATGAGGGGGAATAATCAAAAGAATTCAAATATAATGATAAAAACTTGTATATTTATGTCATTAATAATTTTTTTATTATGTTCCATAGTTATACTTTGTATTGCTTTTTCTAGTGATGATATTTATGAAATTGAAAATAATGGTGAAAGATATGGGAAAAGTGAATTTTATAAGTATAAAGATAAAATCTATGTTTTAGTTATTGGTAGTGGAATGTTGAAAATTGAAGGAGTAGATATTCCTACTTTTAAAGTCTTTGATAAAGATAAAGAAGATGAGAGAGAGAATGTTGGCTTTGATAAAAATAGAATTTATTTTGGAAATATTGCAGTTTCAGATTTAGATACTGATAAGCTGTATTATGTAGGAAATAATTATTATAGTGATGGTACTAATAGTTATTTTTGTTCAACATCTCCAAAATTCAATGAAGAATTGTCAGCAGGAAGTGCAATTATACAAAATATATCTCACTTTTTCTTTAAAATAAGAAAGCCTCAAAACTATATTTATCCATATAAAAAATTAGAAACTAATAAAAGATTAAAAAAAATTGAAGAACTAAGAAATTTTGCAACTAATGGAGAAGAAGTATATTATGCAGGTGAGAAGTTAGCCAATGCAGATATCAATACAATAAAAAAAATAGAAGAGGGATTATTTTATTTTGTTGATAAAGAAAATGTTTATTATAAATCTAAACTTTTATCATTTAAAAATAATGGAAAATTAAAAGTATTTCACGAGAAGAATGGCAATGTCTACTATCTTTATGATGAAGAAAGTGGGAATGTTTATGCAGATGACTGTCTTTTTAATATAGCAAACGCTCCTTATAAAGTTATTGGGCTTGATGGAACACATAATTTTAGTTTACTTTTTATAAGTAAAGATGGGGTTTATTTTTATGAGCCTTTTAGAAAGAAACAAGAAAGAATAGGAGATAACATTTTTAAAGGTGAAATTAAAGAAATATATCCTGATATATTTTCTGATGATGAAAATGTTTACTATTTAGATGTTTATGAAGACTGGGCAAAAAAGAGAGTAAATAATTATTTTTCATTGAGGAAAAAACTTTTAAATGGACAACTAATATCAAGAAACACTAGAATACGCTATCTTGATAAAAAAACTACTTGGGAAAATGATTGGAAAAAAGTAGCAGATATTGGTTCTGATACAAATGGATGTATATGGAAAAAAGGAAATAAATATTACTATTTTGATAATTCTGGTTTTAGTCAATCAATACATAAACCTATCTATGAAATTACTGATAAAGAAGTTCTTGATTATCTATTGAATTTTTCAAAATTAAAAGATAGGGATATTATAAACTTACCGTCTAAAATAAATGATTTTATAGCTGAAGGAAAATTGATAGCTTTAAATGGTGAAGTAAAAATGACGGCTACTATACATTTTATTGAAGATCCTTATGCCTATGATATTCCAAAAATTATTTTTATTTCTATTGCTTTTTTAATTGGATCATATGGAAAATATAGAAAATCTAAATTTTCTAAGAAATAA
- a CDS encoding adenylate kinase: MINLNLVLFGAPGAGKGTQAKFIVDKYGIPQISTGDILRVAVANKTKLGLEAKKFMDAGQLVPDEVVNGLVAERLAEKDCEKGFIMDGFPRTVVQAKALDEILTKLGKQIEKVIALNVPDKDIIERITGRRTSKVTGKIYHIKFNPPVDEKEEDLVQRADDTEEVVVKRLETYHNQTAPVLDYYKAQNKVTEIDGTKKLEDITQDIFKILG; this comes from the coding sequence ATGATTAATTTGAATTTAGTATTATTTGGAGCACCAGGAGCAGGAAAAGGAACACAAGCAAAATTTATAGTTGATAAATATGGGATTCCTCAAATTTCAACAGGGGATATACTAAGAGTAGCAGTAGCTAATAAAACAAAATTAGGATTAGAAGCTAAAAAATTTATGGATGCTGGACAATTAGTTCCTGATGAAGTTGTTAATGGTTTAGTTGCTGAAAGATTGGCAGAAAAAGATTGTGAAAAAGGTTTCATAATGGATGGTTTCCCAAGAACTGTTGTTCAAGCAAAAGCCTTAGATGAAATATTAACAAAATTAGGAAAACAAATAGAAAAAGTTATAGCTTTAAATGTACCAGATAAAGATATAATAGAAAGAATTACAGGAAGAAGAACATCAAAAGTAACTGGAAAAATTTATCATATTAAATTTAACCCACCAGTTGATGAAAAAGAAGAAGATTTAGTTCAAAGAGCAGATGACACAGAAGAAGTTGTTGTAAAAAGATTAGAAACTTATCATAATCAAACTGCACCAGTTTTAGATTACTATAAGGCACAAAATAAAGTGACAGAAATTGACGGAACTAAAAAATTAGAAGATATTACACAAGATATATTTAAAATTTTAGGATAG
- a CDS encoding DKNYY domain-containing protein has translation MKSNNLDDIIKKRKTSNTSFYFKIAIVIFGFLVLFSIPISLFYMGKVDGKSYEIKNNGEQYGTSNFFKYQEKIYVFTLNDGMQALENVDIETFKTLNSGDYYTKNIGLDKNNVYFGNVIISDLVPNKLKVIGNGYYTDGINSYFFSPFSELDKESSNYIYPYKKIENAKNLKAYENLELFAVDGDNVYYKGEILKNTDLNTLKIIDKNNEYFADKENVYYRSKLLPIKNSGKLKIVSSEQGDTFLYDEASGYVFIGDYTFDKEKAPYKVIGNNGTNLYNLIFIGKDGIYYYDSEKKKQLKAGDNIFIGNIEEIAPNIFTDDENIYYFSAHSVRSGSRKNLGELLSRNTDIYYLDKKDGWGKVKDIREGSIGSIWKKGNKYYYFNNLGIFHFTDNTIYEISDKETLDYLLAKVDDETDDIKSEGLTAINTDYIRELIKNEKLIAVSGEKKMTITIKYKTDIVDIIFKYSIRIFIVVCFIFTIFKNFRKSRRISNESK, from the coding sequence ATGAAGTCAAATAATTTAGATGATATTATTAAAAAGAGAAAAACTTCAAATACATCATTTTATTTTAAAATAGCTATAGTCATCTTTGGATTCCTTGTGCTATTTAGTATACCTATTTCTCTTTTTTATATGGGAAAAGTTGATGGTAAATCTTATGAAATTAAGAACAATGGAGAACAGTATGGAACAAGTAATTTTTTTAAATATCAAGAAAAAATTTATGTTTTTACCTTAAATGATGGAATGCAAGCACTTGAAAATGTTGATATAGAAACATTTAAAACTTTAAATTCAGGAGATTATTATACAAAAAATATTGGTTTAGATAAAAATAATGTTTATTTTGGAAATGTAATTATTTCTGATTTAGTTCCTAATAAACTTAAAGTTATAGGAAATGGCTATTATACTGATGGAATAAACTCTTATTTCTTTTCTCCTTTTTCTGAACTTGACAAGGAATCTTCAAATTATATCTATCCTTATAAGAAAATAGAAAATGCTAAAAATTTGAAAGCATATGAAAACCTTGAATTATTTGCAGTTGATGGAGATAATGTCTATTATAAGGGAGAAATTTTAAAAAATACAGATTTAAACACATTAAAAATTATAGATAAAAATAATGAATATTTTGCTGATAAGGAAAATGTTTATTATCGGTCAAAACTTTTACCAATTAAAAATAGTGGAAAGTTAAAAATTGTTTCAAGTGAACAGGGGGATACATTTCTTTATGATGAGGCAAGTGGCTATGTCTTTATAGGAGATTATACTTTTGATAAAGAAAAAGCACCTTATAAAGTCATTGGAAATAATGGAACTAATCTTTATAATTTAATATTTATTGGTAAAGATGGAATATATTATTATGATAGTGAAAAGAAAAAACAATTAAAAGCTGGAGATAATATTTTTATTGGTAATATAGAAGAAATTGCCCCTAATATTTTTACTGATGATGAGAATATTTATTATTTTTCTGCCCATAGTGTAAGGTCTGGTAGTAGAAAAAATCTTGGAGAATTACTATCAAGAAATACAGATATTTATTATTTAGATAAAAAAGATGGTTGGGGAAAAGTAAAAGATATTAGAGAAGGCAGTATTGGTAGTATCTGGAAAAAAGGAAATAAATACTATTATTTTAACAACTTAGGGATTTTCCATTTTACAGATAATACTATCTATGAAATTTCTGATAAAGAAACACTTGATTATTTATTAGCAAAAGTTGATGATGAAACAGATGATATTAAAAGTGAGGGCTTAACAGCAATCAATACAGATTATATTAGAGAACTTATAAAAAATGAAAAATTAATAGCAGTTTCTGGTGAAAAGAAAATGACTATAACTATAAAATATAAAACTGATATAGTTGATATAATTTTTAAATATTCTATAAGAATTTTTATTGTTGTTTGTTTTATCTTTACTATTTTTAAAAATTTTAGAAAATCTAGGAGAATAAGTAATGAGAGTAAATGA
- the infA gene encoding translation initiation factor IF-1, producing MSKKDVIELEGTIVEALPNAMFKVELENGHTILGHISGKMRMNYIKILPGDGVTVQISPYDLSRGRIVYRKKN from the coding sequence ATGTCAAAGAAAGATGTTATCGAATTGGAAGGTACTATAGTAGAGGCATTACCTAATGCTATGTTTAAAGTAGAATTAGAAAATGGACATACTATACTTGGCCACATCTCTGGGAAAATGAGAATGAATTACATTAAAATCTTACCAGGTGATGGAGTAACTGTACAGATCTCTCCTTATGACTTGTCAAGGGGTAGAATAGTTTACAGAAAGAAAAACTAG
- the map gene encoding type I methionyl aminopeptidase has product MRLIKTLDEIKGIKKANQIIAKIYADIIPPYLKAGITTREIDKIIDDYIRSCGARPACIGVEGFYSPFPAATCISVNEEVVHGIPGDRVIKDGDIVSLDIVTELDGYYGDSAKTFAIGEIDKESRKLLEVTEKSREIGIEAAVVGNRLGDLGHAIQAYVEKNGFSVVRDFAGHGVGLDLHEEPMIPNYGRRGRGLKIENGMVLAIEPMVNVGTYKVAIMPDGWTVVTRDGKRSAHFEHSIAIIDGKAVILSELD; this is encoded by the coding sequence ATGAGATTAATTAAAACATTAGATGAAATTAAAGGAATAAAAAAAGCAAATCAAATAATTGCAAAAATATATGCTGATATTATTCCACCATATTTAAAAGCAGGTATCACAACAAGAGAAATTGACAAAATAATTGATGACTACATTAGAAGTTGTGGAGCAAGACCTGCTTGTATTGGAGTTGAAGGATTCTATTCTCCTTTTCCTGCTGCAACTTGTATTTCAGTAAATGAAGAAGTTGTACATGGAATCCCAGGAGATAGAGTTATAAAAGATGGAGATATAGTAAGCCTTGATATAGTAACAGAACTAGATGGGTACTATGGAGATTCTGCAAAGACTTTTGCCATTGGTGAAATAGATAAAGAAAGTAGAAAACTTTTAGAAGTTACAGAAAAATCAAGAGAAATAGGAATTGAAGCAGCTGTTGTTGGAAATAGATTGGGAGACTTAGGACATGCTATTCAAGCTTATGTTGAAAAAAATGGTTTTTCTGTTGTAAGAGATTTTGCAGGACATGGTGTTGGTTTAGACTTACATGAAGAACCTATGATACCAAACTATGGTAGAAGAGGTAGAGGTTTAAAAATAGAAAATGGAATGGTTTTAGCAATAGAACCTATGGTAAATGTTGGTACATACAAAGTTGCAATTATGCCTGATGGTTGGACTGTTGTAACAAGAGATGGTAAAAGGTCTGCACACTTTGAACATAGTATAGCTATTATTGATGGTAAAGCTGTTATTTTAAGTGAATTAGACTAA
- a CDS encoding DKNYY domain-containing protein encodes MRVNDFDENLKFKKKRTSNFSFIIKIVLIIFAIFAILSSVLFLSKMGSSDSYEMEEKGERYGNSEFIKYQGKISVPVPSGGRYFLNGVDINSFRVLNLGDRDTRIIGLDKNHVYFGNIAISDLDPNKLEVIGNGYYTDGTTTYFCSPLSERNENLSTPMEILQSLIYSFSRTKKPQTYIYPYKKVETNKNLRAVQNFSFFATDGEKVYYKGEILENADLNTLKSVDGYNEYFADKENIYYKSKLLPIKNSGKLKVVSTEQGDRFLYDEANGYVFIEDYSFDREKAPYKVIGNNGSHLYNLAFVNNEGIYYYDNQEKEQLKAGDNIFIGNVEEISPNIFTDDKNIYYFHAYNVWKRYKNAGDVLFSQNTEICYLDKKDGWEKVKDIRGGIIGAIWKKGNRYYYFDNLGMSQLINNTIYEIRDKETLEYLLLNADEIGSSHSIAKFIENGKLIAINGEKKVEIVVKYKSAVITMAKYSKIFLAIIVVASIIIKLLKRLRNENKW; translated from the coding sequence ATGAGAGTAAATGATTTTGATGAGAATTTAAAATTTAAAAAGAAAAGAACTTCAAATTTTTCATTTATAATAAAAATAGTTCTTATTATATTTGCAATATTTGCTATTTTATCATCTGTTCTTTTTCTTTCAAAAATGGGAAGTTCAGATTCTTATGAAATGGAAGAAAAAGGTGAAAGATATGGAAACAGCGAATTTATAAAATATCAAGGGAAAATTTCTGTTCCAGTTCCTAGTGGGGGAAGATATTTTTTAAATGGTGTTGATATAAATTCGTTTAGAGTATTAAATTTAGGAGATAGAGATACTAGAATTATTGGTTTAGATAAAAATCATGTTTATTTTGGAAATATTGCAATTTCAGATTTAGATCCAAATAAACTTGAAGTTATAGGAAATGGATATTATACTGATGGAACAACTACTTATTTTTGTTCACCACTTTCTGAAAGAAATGAAAACTTATCCACTCCAATGGAAATATTACAGTCTTTAATATATTCTTTTTCAAGGACTAAAAAGCCACAAACTTATATCTATCCATATAAAAAAGTAGAAACTAATAAAAATTTAAGAGCAGTTCAAAATTTTTCTTTTTTTGCAACTGATGGAGAAAAAGTTTATTATAAGGGAGAAATATTAGAAAATGCAGATTTGAATACTTTAAAAAGTGTTGATGGATATAATGAATACTTTGCTGATAAAGAAAATATTTATTATAAATCAAAACTTTTACCAATTAAAAATAGTGGAAAGTTAAAGGTTGTTTCAACTGAGCAAGGAGACAGATTTCTTTATGATGAAGCAAATGGCTATGTTTTTATAGAAGATTATTCTTTTGATAGAGAAAAAGCTCCTTATAAAGTTATAGGAAATAATGGAAGTCATCTATATAATTTGGCTTTTGTTAATAATGAAGGTATCTATTATTATGATAATCAAGAAAAAGAACAATTAAAAGCAGGAGATAATATTTTTATCGGAAATGTAGAGGAAATTAGTCCTAATATTTTTACTGATGATAAGAATATTTATTATTTTCATGCTTATAATGTATGGAAAAGATATAAAAATGCAGGAGACGTTTTATTTTCACAAAATACAGAGATATGTTATTTAGATAAAAAAGATGGCTGGGAAAAAGTAAAAGATATTAGAGGTGGAATTATTGGAGCTATATGGAAAAAAGGGAATAGATATTATTACTTTGATAATTTAGGGATGTCTCAATTAATAAACAATACTATTTATGAAATAAGAGACAAGGAAACATTGGAATATTTATTGCTAAATGCAGATGAAATTGGTAGTTCACATAGTATTGCTAAATTTATTGAAAATGGAAAATTGATAGCAATTAATGGAGAGAAAAAAGTAGAAATAGTAGTAAAATATAAAAGTGCTGTAATTACTATGGCAAAATATTCTAAAATATTTTTAGCTATAATTGTTGTTGCTTCAATTATTATAAAATTATTAAAGAGGTTAAGAAATGAAAATAAATGGTGA
- a CDS encoding SDR family oxidoreductase, with amino-acid sequence MKKILVMGGNQFIGKEIVKKFLEKEYQVYVLNRGTRKNIEKAIFLEADRNNFNEMENVLKNIDVDIIIDVSAYTEEQVDILHKVMKNGFKQYIFISSASVYNNIKSIPVNEESKTGENLLWGEYSKNKYLAEKKTIENSNLYNFKYTIFRPFYIYGIGNNLDRENYFFSRIKYNLPIYIPSKNNIIQFGYVEDLVSAIEGSIENSDFYNQIFNISGDEYLTMSEFTEICGKVMAKKAVIKYINTEEKKIKARDWFPFREINLFGDISKLENTGFRNTYSLIQGLEKTYKYNDENDLITEPILNKLEIEN; translated from the coding sequence ATGAAAAAAATTTTAGTTATGGGAGGGAATCAATTCATAGGAAAAGAAATAGTAAAAAAATTTTTAGAAAAAGAATATCAAGTTTATGTCTTAAATAGAGGAACGAGAAAAAATATTGAAAAAGCAATTTTTTTAGAAGCAGATAGAAATAATTTTAATGAAATGGAAAATGTTTTAAAAAATATAGATGTAGACATTATTATTGATGTTTCAGCTTATACAGAAGAACAGGTTGATATATTACATAAAGTTATGAAAAATGGATTTAAACAATATATATTTATAAGTAGTGCTTCTGTGTACAATAATATAAAATCTATTCCTGTAAATGAGGAAAGCAAGACAGGAGAAAATTTACTTTGGGGAGAATATTCTAAAAATAAATATCTAGCAGAAAAGAAAACTATTGAAAATTCAAACTTATATAATTTTAAATACACTATATTTAGACCTTTCTATATATATGGAATAGGGAATAATTTAGATAGAGAAAATTATTTCTTTTCAAGAATAAAATATAATTTACCTATTTATATTCCTAGTAAAAATAATATAATTCAATTTGGTTATGTTGAAGATTTAGTATCAGCAATAGAAGGTTCAATAGAAAATTCAGACTTCTATAATCAAATTTTTAATATTTCTGGTGATGAATATTTAACTATGAGTGAATTTACAGAAATCTGTGGAAAAGTTATGGCTAAAAAAGCTGTAATAAAATATATAAATACAGAAGAAAAGAAAATAAAAGCAAGAGATTGGTTTCCATTTAGAGAAATTAATCTTTTTGGAGATATTTCAAAGTTAGAAAATACAGGTTTTAGAAATACATATTCTTTGATACAAGGCTTAGAAAAAACATATAAATACAATGATGAAAATGATTTAATTACTGAACCTATTTTAAATAAGTTAGAAATTGAAAATTAA